From one Catellatospora sp. IY07-71 genomic stretch:
- the serA gene encoding phosphoglycerate dehydrogenase, which translates to MTPVVLIAEELAPAALDVLAHDFDVRHVDGTDRAALLAALADADAVIVRSATQIDAEAIAAAPRLKVVARAGVGLDNVEVPAATARGVMVVNAPTSNIVSAAEQAIALLLAVARNTASASSALKNGEWKRSKYTGVELQGKTVGVVGLGRIGVLFAQRIAAFGTRLIAYDPYVQPARAAQLGVRLVGLEELLRESDFISIHLPKTPETVGLIGAKELQLVKPEVRIVNAARGGLIDEEALADALAEGRVAGAGIDVYLKEPCTTSPLFQFDNVVATPHLGASTHEAQDKAGLAVAKSVKLALQGEFVPDAVNVQAGGVVAEEVRPLLPLAEKLGKVFTAVAGGVAAGVTVEVRGEIVNQHDVSVLKLAASKGLFSPIVEEQVTYVNAPLIAADRGVEIDLTTNPEVNEHKNLVTVRGALPDGRTVSVAGAVVTHGLREQLKLTELDGFDLELDAEGNLLFFRYQDRPGVVGAVGTVLGAVGVNIAAMQVARREAGGEALMTLTVDSPVPADLLQRAAENIGAGSVSAVDLTDE; encoded by the coding sequence GTGACTCCCGTCGTTCTCATCGCCGAAGAACTCGCTCCCGCCGCGCTCGACGTGCTCGCGCACGACTTCGACGTGCGCCACGTGGACGGCACGGACCGGGCGGCGCTGCTTGCCGCGCTGGCCGACGCCGACGCCGTGATCGTGCGGAGCGCCACCCAGATCGACGCGGAGGCCATCGCCGCCGCGCCGCGCCTGAAGGTCGTCGCCCGTGCCGGCGTCGGGCTCGACAACGTCGAGGTGCCCGCCGCCACCGCCCGTGGCGTCATGGTCGTGAACGCGCCGACCTCCAACATCGTCTCGGCCGCCGAGCAGGCCATCGCGCTGCTGCTCGCGGTCGCCCGCAACACCGCCTCGGCCTCCTCGGCGCTGAAGAACGGCGAGTGGAAGCGCTCGAAGTACACCGGTGTCGAGCTGCAGGGCAAGACCGTCGGCGTGGTCGGCCTCGGCCGCATCGGTGTGCTGTTCGCGCAGCGCATCGCCGCCTTCGGCACCCGCCTCATCGCGTACGACCCGTACGTGCAGCCGGCCCGCGCCGCGCAGCTCGGGGTCCGCCTGGTGGGCCTGGAGGAGCTGCTGCGGGAGAGCGACTTCATCTCGATCCACCTGCCGAAGACCCCGGAGACCGTGGGCCTCATCGGCGCCAAGGAGCTCCAGCTGGTCAAGCCCGAGGTGCGGATCGTCAACGCCGCCCGCGGCGGGCTGATCGACGAGGAGGCGCTGGCCGACGCGCTGGCCGAGGGCCGGGTCGCCGGCGCCGGCATCGACGTGTACCTCAAGGAGCCGTGCACCACCTCGCCGCTGTTCCAGTTCGACAACGTGGTGGCCACCCCGCACCTGGGCGCCTCGACCCACGAGGCGCAGGACAAGGCCGGTCTCGCGGTCGCCAAGAGCGTCAAGCTGGCGCTGCAGGGCGAGTTCGTGCCCGACGCGGTGAACGTCCAGGCCGGCGGCGTGGTCGCCGAGGAGGTGCGGCCGCTGCTGCCGCTGGCGGAGAAGCTGGGCAAGGTCTTCACCGCCGTCGCCGGTGGCGTGGCCGCCGGGGTCACCGTCGAGGTGCGCGGCGAGATCGTCAACCAGCACGACGTGTCGGTGCTGAAGCTGGCCGCCAGCAAGGGCCTGTTCAGCCCGATCGTGGAGGAGCAGGTCACCTACGTCAACGCGCCGCTGATCGCGGCCGACCGCGGCGTCGAGATCGACCTGACCACCAACCCCGAGGTCAACGAGCACAAGAACCTGGTGACGGTACGCGGCGCGCTGCCCGACGGGCGCACCGTCTCGGTCGCCGGCGCGGTGGTCACCCACGGCCTGCGCGAGCAGCTGAAGCTCACCGAGCTGGACGGCTTCGACCTGGAGCTGGACGCCGAGGGCAACCTGCTGTTCTTCCGCTACCAGGACCGGCCCGGCGTGGTCGGCGCGGTCGGCACCGTGCTCGGCGCGGTCGGAGTGAACATCGCGGCGATGCAGGTGGCCCGGCGTGAGGCCGGCGGCGAGGCGCTGATGACGCTGACCGTCGACTCGCCGGTCCCGGCGGACCTGCTGCAGCGCGCCGCCGAGAACATCGGCGCGGGCTCGGTCAGCGCCGTCGATCTCACCGATGAGTGA